One region of Armigeres subalbatus isolate Guangzhou_Male chromosome 3, GZ_Asu_2, whole genome shotgun sequence genomic DNA includes:
- the LOC134227098 gene encoding ras-like GTP-binding protein RhoL, producing the protein MTMGNMRPLKITTVGDGMVGKTCMLITYTQNEFPVEYVPTVFDNHACNITVDEKEYALTLWDTAGQEDYERLRPLSYPNTDCFLICYSISSKTSFDNVLSKWYPEIRHYAPHVPIVLVGTKSDLRVHGSEKFVTTTEGKKLKHKIKAYSLVECSAKKKLNLGEVFDEAVRAVEKKPHAKPRVCTIL; encoded by the exons ATGACGATGGGCAATATGCGTCCGCTGAAGATAACCACCGTCGGCGATGGTATGGTTGGCAAAACGTGCATGCTAATTACCTACACACAAAACGAGTTCCCCGTCGAGTACGTGCCAACGGTGTTCGATAATCACGCCTGCAATATCACAGTGGACGAGAAAGAATATGCCCTAACACTGTGGGACACGGCTGGCCAAGAAGACTACGAAAGACTGCGACCATTAAGTTACCCGAAT ACCGATTGTTTTCTTATATGTTACTCCATATCGAGTAAAACATCTTTCGATAACGTGCTTTCAAAATGGTACCCAGAGATAAGGCACTATGCACCCCATGTACCGATTGTGCTCGTTG GAACCAAGAGCGACCTCCGAGTACATGGATCGGAAAAGTTTGTCACAACCACGGAGGGTAAAAAGCTGAAGCACAAAATCAAAGCATACTCACTGGTGGAATGTTCCGCCAAAAAGAAACTCAACCTCGGAGAAGTGTTCGACGAAGCCGTCCGAGCAGTGGAGAAAAAGCCCCACGCCAAGCCACGTGTCTGCACGATACTCTAG